The Rhizobium leguminosarum bv. trifolii WSM1325 genome has a window encoding:
- a CDS encoding monooxygenase protein (KEGG: ret:RHE_PC00169 monooxygenase protein): MTRKIRLGAFLPGGGQHVASWRHPDQPADGATSFEFHKRLALTAERGLFDAYFLADGLAVGFGGAREGGNARVAGFEPVTLFSALAPFTTHLGFIATSSTTYEEPYTTARKFASLDLISEGRAGWNVVTTTGDLTAQNFNRDTQLPHADRYRRAAEHVDVVRKLWESFEDDAFIRDKQSGVFFDPAKLHDTDHRGEHFSVRGPLNISRSPQGHPVIVQAGQSEDGRGLAAATAEVIFTAHQHIETAQEFYRDIKARARALGRNPDHILVMPGVSAFVGRTEAEAREKYDRLTSLIVEEDGIGLLNGLTGGTLDLHGYDLDGPLPPAPPTEGMKSRQALIRQIADENNFTIRQLYQWIASARGHYTIVGTPEQIADTLQKWFENEAADGFNILPPWLPTALDDFVDLVIPELQRRGLFRTAYEGKTLRENLGLPFPTNRWAAEQADLQAAE; encoded by the coding sequence ATGACACGGAAAATCAGGCTTGGGGCATTTCTTCCCGGTGGCGGACAGCATGTTGCGTCATGGCGGCATCCCGACCAGCCGGCAGACGGCGCGACCAGTTTCGAGTTTCACAAACGTCTTGCCTTGACGGCTGAGCGTGGCCTCTTCGATGCATATTTCCTCGCCGACGGGCTGGCTGTCGGTTTTGGCGGTGCGCGTGAAGGCGGCAACGCCCGCGTGGCCGGCTTCGAACCCGTGACATTGTTCTCGGCCCTTGCGCCTTTCACCACCCATCTCGGCTTTATCGCCACGTCCTCGACCACTTACGAAGAGCCTTACACGACCGCCCGCAAATTCGCCTCGCTGGACCTGATCTCGGAGGGCCGTGCCGGCTGGAATGTTGTCACCACGACGGGCGACCTGACGGCGCAGAACTTCAACCGCGATACCCAGCTTCCGCATGCAGACCGATATCGCCGCGCCGCCGAACACGTCGATGTTGTCCGCAAACTCTGGGAAAGCTTCGAGGACGACGCCTTCATCCGGGACAAGCAATCCGGCGTCTTCTTCGATCCGGCGAAGCTGCACGACACCGATCACCGCGGCGAACACTTCAGCGTGCGCGGTCCGCTCAACATCTCGCGATCGCCGCAGGGGCATCCCGTCATCGTCCAGGCCGGGCAATCCGAAGATGGACGCGGGCTCGCCGCAGCAACGGCCGAAGTCATATTCACCGCCCATCAGCATATCGAAACCGCCCAGGAGTTCTATCGGGATATCAAGGCGCGCGCCCGCGCTCTCGGCCGAAACCCCGATCATATCCTCGTCATGCCCGGCGTATCCGCTTTCGTCGGTAGGACCGAGGCGGAGGCGCGCGAGAAATACGACCGCCTGACGTCGCTCATCGTCGAAGAGGACGGGATCGGCCTCCTCAATGGCCTGACCGGCGGCACGCTCGACCTGCACGGCTATGACCTCGACGGCCCTCTACCGCCGGCGCCGCCGACGGAAGGCATGAAGAGCCGCCAGGCCCTCATCCGCCAGATCGCCGACGAAAACAACTTCACCATCCGCCAGCTCTATCAGTGGATCGCGTCTGCCCGCGGTCACTACACCATCGTCGGAACACCCGAACAGATCGCCGATACGCTGCAGAAGTGGTTCGAGAACGAAGCTGCCGACGGCTTCAACATTCTGCCGCCCTGGCTGCCGACGGCGCTCGACGATTTCGTCGATCTGGTCATTCCGGAACTGCAGCGCCGCGGCCTGTTCCGCACGGCCTATGAGGGCAAGACGCTTCGAGAAAACCTCGGCCTGCCTTTCCCGACCAATCGGTGGGCTGCAGAAC